One stretch of Variovorax sp. 54 DNA includes these proteins:
- a CDS encoding GspE/PulE family protein, with product MAATEVVMPEQLVQELDLQSRMPIARIGQALMSLGMVTQTQLDAALQQQQREPTVPLGETLVRMGVVSRGQLQTALVRKMGYPLVNLHVFPAAADALRKVSHDAARRLQVMPLMLHGGRLVLAVDDPVNRHAVIDEVEFIAQMKVIPVLGQCLDLDGVLHKAYEKVGQVAADRPVIDMNDPMRPLEFDMTGTSTLLKTLEKEESAAAPSAGDAPVEQSDNSLVRMINSMILEAHREGASDIHIESDPGQEKTRIRFRRDGRLYTYLELPPSYRNAVVARVKIMCDLDISEKRKPQDGKINFSKYSPQHRIELRVATIPTNNGLEDVVMRILASAKPIALDALGLSQRNLAQLSQAVDRPYGMVLCVGPTGSGKTTTLHSALMRINTPERKIWTAEDPIEITQPGLRQVQVNPRIDWTFAKALRAFVRADPDVIMVGEIRDAETAKTAIEASLTGHLVLSTLHTNSAPETVTRLLDMGMDPFNFADSLLAVLAQRLVRCLCPQCVQSRPATDEAVEELLADYMHAFGAQDTPAARDAVRAEWMQRHGRDGHIQTYTSTGCKHCNDTGFKGRVGIHELMVMSKGLRRLVQGGARAEELQDAAMREGMRTLRQDGIEKVLAGRTTLEEVRATSNV from the coding sequence ATGGCCGCCACCGAAGTCGTCATGCCCGAACAGCTCGTGCAGGAGCTCGACCTGCAAAGCCGCATGCCGATCGCGCGCATCGGCCAGGCGCTGATGTCGCTGGGCATGGTCACGCAGACGCAGCTCGACGCGGCGCTCCAGCAGCAGCAGCGCGAGCCCACCGTGCCGCTGGGCGAGACGCTGGTGCGCATGGGCGTCGTGAGCCGCGGCCAGCTGCAGACCGCGCTGGTGCGCAAGATGGGCTACCCGCTCGTGAACCTGCATGTGTTCCCGGCCGCGGCCGACGCGCTGCGCAAGGTCAGCCACGACGCGGCGCGGCGCCTGCAGGTGATGCCGCTCATGCTGCACGGCGGGCGCCTGGTGCTCGCGGTCGACGACCCCGTGAACCGCCACGCGGTGATCGACGAGGTGGAGTTCATCGCGCAGATGAAGGTGATTCCGGTGCTGGGCCAGTGCCTGGACCTGGACGGCGTGCTGCACAAGGCCTACGAGAAGGTCGGCCAGGTGGCGGCCGACCGGCCGGTGATCGACATGAACGACCCGATGCGCCCGCTCGAGTTCGACATGACGGGCACCAGCACGCTGCTAAAGACGCTCGAGAAGGAAGAGTCGGCCGCCGCGCCGTCCGCGGGCGACGCGCCCGTCGAGCAGTCGGACAACTCGCTGGTGCGCATGATCAACAGCATGATCCTCGAGGCCCACCGCGAGGGCGCCTCCGACATCCACATCGAGAGCGACCCGGGCCAGGAAAAAACGCGCATCCGCTTTCGCCGCGACGGCCGGCTCTACACCTACCTGGAGCTGCCGCCCAGCTACCGCAACGCCGTGGTCGCGCGCGTGAAGATCATGTGCGACCTGGACATCAGCGAGAAGCGCAAGCCCCAGGACGGCAAGATCAACTTCTCGAAGTACTCGCCGCAGCACCGCATCGAGCTGCGCGTGGCCACCATCCCGACCAACAACGGCCTGGAAGACGTGGTGATGCGCATCCTGGCCTCGGCCAAGCCCATTGCGCTCGACGCGCTGGGGCTGTCGCAGCGCAACCTGGCGCAGCTGTCGCAGGCGGTCGACCGGCCCTACGGCATGGTGCTGTGCGTGGGCCCCACCGGCTCGGGAAAGACCACCACGCTTCACTCGGCGCTCATGCGCATCAACACGCCCGAGCGCAAGATCTGGACGGCCGAAGACCCCATCGAAATCACGCAGCCGGGCCTGCGCCAGGTGCAGGTCAACCCGCGCATCGACTGGACCTTTGCCAAGGCGCTGCGCGCCTTCGTGCGCGCCGACCCCGACGTGATCATGGTCGGCGAGATCCGCGACGCCGAAACCGCGAAGACCGCCATCGAGGCCTCGCTCACCGGCCACCTCGTGCTGTCGACGCTGCACACCAACAGCGCGCCCGAAACCGTGACGCGCCTGCTCGACATGGGCATGGACCCGTTCAACTTCGCCGACTCGCTGCTGGCCGTGCTGGCGCAGCGGCTGGTGCGCTGCCTGTGCCCGCAGTGCGTGCAAAGCCGTCCCGCGACCGACGAAGCCGTCGAGGAACTGCTGGCCGACTACATGCACGCCTTCGGCGCGCAGGACACGCCGGCCGCGCGCGACGCCGTGCGCGCCGAGTGGATGCAGCGCCACGGGCGCGACGGACACATCCAGACCTACACGAGCACCGGCTGCAAGCACTGCAACGACACCGGCTTCAAGGGGCGCGTGGGCATCCACGAACTCATGGTGATGTCGAAGGGCCTGCGCCGGCTGGTGCAAGGCGGCGCGCGCGCCGAGGAACTGCAGGACGCGGCCATGCGCGAAGGCATGCGCACGCTGCGTCAGGACGGCATCGAAAAGGTGCTGGCGGGCCGGACCACGCTCGAGGAAGTGCGCGCGACCAGCAACGTCTGA
- a CDS encoding EAL domain-containing protein, whose translation MIAEIHADAAPAGLASGFTMAFQPIVDLGRHEIYAHEALVRGLSGEGAAEVLGRVDPVDRFAFHEACRVKAIEIASGLGMKSRLSLNVMPNDVAGQAECFRTAMAAAKRCKFPVRQLMFEITEGERVRDLHGLADTFRAFKRHGFTSAIDDFGAAYAGFELLAAFQPDVVKIDLSLIRSIHADPVRLTIVRGFVATCDELHIRVIAEGVEAAEEVRALREIGVELFQGYLFARPAIATLPAVAWDAAA comes from the coding sequence GTGATCGCCGAAATACATGCGGATGCCGCGCCTGCGGGCCTCGCCTCGGGGTTCACCATGGCGTTCCAGCCCATCGTGGACCTGGGCCGGCACGAGATCTATGCCCACGAGGCGCTGGTGCGCGGCCTGTCGGGCGAAGGCGCGGCCGAAGTGCTAGGGCGCGTCGACCCGGTCGACCGCTTCGCCTTCCACGAAGCCTGCCGCGTCAAAGCCATCGAGATCGCCTCGGGTCTGGGCATGAAGTCCCGCCTCAGCCTCAACGTCATGCCCAATGATGTTGCAGGGCAGGCCGAGTGCTTCCGCACTGCCATGGCCGCGGCCAAACGCTGCAAGTTTCCCGTGCGCCAGCTGATGTTCGAGATCACCGAGGGCGAGCGCGTGCGTGACCTGCACGGCCTGGCCGACACCTTCCGCGCCTTCAAGCGCCACGGTTTCACCTCGGCCATCGACGACTTCGGCGCGGCCTACGCGGGCTTCGAGCTGCTGGCCGCGTTCCAGCCCGACGTGGTGAAGATCGACCTGAGCCTGATCCGCAGCATCCATGCCGACCCGGTGCGGCTCACCATCGTGCGCGGCTTTGTCGCCACCTGCGACGAGCTGCACATCCGCGTGATCGCGGAAGGCGTCGAGGCGGCCGAAGAGGTGCGCGCCTTGCGCGAGATCGGCGTGGAGCTGTTTCAGGGCTACCTGTTCGCACGCCCGGCCATTGCCACGTTGCCGGCGGTGGCGTGGGACGCCGCCGCCTGA
- a CDS encoding Csu type fimbrial protein: protein MLPLGALFTLAPSAQAATATTTFQVTATVLKACLMSTPATLAFGNYDPSAASLNGTTSLNVTCTFGTPYSIGLSPGTGSGATVSSRVMTSISSAAGNNTLGYSLFKDSGHLTNWDNSIAGTGYTGSGLPQTQTIYGQIPTGQYAAAPATDYVDTITVTLTY, encoded by the coding sequence ATGCTGCCCCTCGGTGCTTTGTTCACATTGGCACCGTCCGCCCAGGCGGCCACCGCGACCACGACCTTCCAGGTCACGGCCACGGTGCTCAAGGCCTGCCTGATGAGCACGCCGGCCACGCTGGCGTTCGGCAACTACGACCCGTCGGCCGCCTCGCTGAACGGCACCACCAGCCTCAACGTGACCTGCACCTTCGGCACGCCCTACTCGATCGGCCTGAGCCCGGGCACCGGCTCGGGCGCGACCGTCTCGTCACGCGTGATGACCAGCATCTCTTCGGCCGCCGGCAACAACACGCTGGGCTATAGCCTGTTCAAGGACAGCGGCCACCTGACCAACTGGGACAACAGCATCGCCGGCACCGGCTACACCGGCAGCGGATTGCCCCAGACGCAGACGATCTACGGCCAGATTCCCACAGGGCAGTACGCCGCGGCACCGGCCACCGACTACGTTGACACGATCACGGTCACGCTGACCTACTGA